A genomic region of Melanotaenia boesemani isolate fMelBoe1 chromosome 13, fMelBoe1.pri, whole genome shotgun sequence contains the following coding sequences:
- the LOC121652012 gene encoding rho-related GTP-binding protein RhoA-D produces MAAIRKKLVIVGDGACGKTCLLIVFSKDQFPEVYVPTVFENYIADIEVDGKQVELALWDTAGQEDYDRLRPLSYPDTDVILMCFSIDSPDSLENIPEKWTPEVKHFCPNVPIILVGNKKDLRNDDHTRRELAKMKQEPVKSEEGRDMANRIGAFGYLECSAKTKDGVRDVFEMATRAALQVRKRKKRSGCQLL; encoded by the exons atGGCTGCAATCAGGAAGAAACTGGTGATAGTTGGGGATGGAGCGTGTGGGAAGACATGTCTGCTTATTGTCTTCAGCAAGGATCAGTTCCCAGAGGTCTACGTCCCCACTGTGTTTGAGAACTACATTGCTGACATTGAAGTTGATGGCAAACAG GTGGAGCTTGCATTGTGGGATACTGCTGGCCAGGAAGACTATGACCGACTGCGACCTCTCTCTTACCCAGACACAGATGTTATCCTTATGTGCTTTTCCATAGACAGTCCCGACAGTTTAG AGAACATTCCAGAGAAATGGACACCTGAAGTGAAACACTTCTGTCCAAACGTCCCGATCATCCTCGTGGGCAACAAGAAAGACCTTAGGAATGATGACCACACACGCAGAGAGTTGGCCAAAATGAAACAG GAACCAGTGAAGTCTGAGGAGGGCAGAGATATGGCCAACCGCATTGGTGCCTTTGGCTACCTGGAGTGTTCAGCCAAAACCAAGGACGGTGTACGGGATGTGTTTGAGATGGCCACCAGAGCAGCTCTGCAGGTCCGCAAACGCAAGAAGAGAAGCGGCTGCCAGCTGCTGTGA